Proteins encoded within one genomic window of Rossellomorea vietnamensis:
- a CDS encoding class I SAM-dependent methyltransferase — MNSLEEQYRNPTKLNTRINIHEKYSENKVDWHRWLFEQINIPPNSRVLEIGCGDGTFWLKNRNRIDSSWSLTLSDYSEGMVQSVQQNLIEIPNIQYTQLNIEDIPFEDNRFDVIIANHMLYHVPNRKNALSEVRRILKPGGTFYSSTIGQNHLKEFGELLKRFDPNLDFPSAREHALNFGVENGAEQLQGYFNEIVYKDFPGGLKITDEKAIVDYLLSSNTELNEILVDDTLEEFLRFLASEKEANHGVIHITKSTGLFESRSFSL; from the coding sequence ATGAATTCATTAGAAGAACAATACCGCAATCCAACGAAGCTTAATACCCGTATCAACATTCACGAAAAATATAGTGAAAATAAAGTCGATTGGCATCGATGGCTATTTGAACAAATAAACATACCTCCTAATAGCAGGGTTCTTGAAATCGGATGTGGAGACGGTACATTTTGGTTGAAAAATAGAAATCGGATTGATTCTAGTTGGAGCTTAACTCTCTCTGATTATTCAGAGGGGATGGTTCAGTCTGTTCAACAGAATTTAATAGAAATACCTAATATCCAGTACACTCAGCTTAACATCGAAGATATTCCTTTTGAGGATAATCGTTTCGATGTGATCATTGCCAACCACATGTTGTATCATGTCCCGAATAGAAAGAATGCTTTAAGTGAAGTAAGGCGAATATTAAAGCCAGGTGGAACATTCTACAGTTCAACGATCGGGCAGAATCATTTGAAAGAATTTGGTGAGTTGTTAAAGCGCTTTGATCCTAATCTGGACTTTCCATCTGCCAGAGAACATGCTTTGAACTTCGGAGTGGAAAACGGGGCTGAGCAGCTTCAGGGCTATTTCAATGAAATCGTCTATAAAGACTTTCCAGGCGGGTTGAAGATTACAGACGAAAAAGCCATTGTAGATTATCTGCTTTCTTCAAATACAGAACTTAATGAAATCTTAGTCGATGACACGTTAGAAGAGTTTCTTCGTTTCCTTGCATCTGAAAAAGAAGCGAACCATGGAGTTATTCATATCACAAAGTCAACGGGATTGTTTGAGTCTAGATCATTTAGCTTGTAA
- a CDS encoding chloramphenicol phosphotransferase CPT family protein, with product MTNIIILNGGSSSGKSTLAKCLQHSFSDTWLRFSIDDLIESMPDAMLRKDSGMKFGEDGSVSPGAEFRELESAWMHGIGQMARRGARIIIDDVFLSGLEGRQKWETALEGLQVLWIGVYCDPAIAAAREKERGDRIEGMAVSQATIVHKGMNYDVTVDTSKSSAEECIKLIKQKV from the coding sequence ATGACCAATATCATCATCCTAAACGGAGGCTCAAGCTCCGGTAAATCGACCCTCGCAAAATGCCTCCAACATTCATTTTCAGATACATGGCTGAGATTCAGCATAGATGACCTTATCGAGTCTATGCCTGATGCCATGCTCAGGAAAGACAGCGGAATGAAATTCGGTGAAGACGGATCGGTCAGTCCAGGTGCGGAATTTAGAGAGCTGGAATCAGCATGGATGCACGGTATTGGACAGATGGCACGAAGAGGAGCCAGGATCATCATCGACGATGTTTTTCTTAGTGGATTGGAGGGTCGTCAAAAATGGGAGACTGCCTTGGAAGGGCTGCAGGTGCTGTGGATCGGTGTTTACTGTGATCCGGCAATAGCGGCTGCCCGTGAGAAAGAAAGAGGAGACCGCATTGAAGGGATGGCTGTATCACAGGCTACTATCGTGCACAAAGGTATGAATTATGATGTAACGGTGGATACATCCAAGTCATCGGCTGAGGAATGTATTAAATTGATTAAACAAAAAGTGTAA
- a CDS encoding GNAT family N-acetyltransferase, translated as MIIRKRNIDEELPMELLLLADPSETIVKEYATRGECFVAELEKKIVGVYVLLPTRPETIELVNVAVAEELHGRGIGKQLVMDAVKVAGEKGYKTIEVGTGNSGVGQLALYQKCGFRIVGVDLDFFVRHYPEEIYENGIQCRDMIRLSQDL; from the coding sequence ATGATTATTCGAAAGCGAAACATAGATGAAGAACTTCCCATGGAGTTGCTTCTCCTGGCAGATCCTTCAGAGACCATTGTGAAGGAATATGCCACCAGAGGAGAATGCTTTGTAGCGGAGCTCGAAAAGAAAATCGTTGGCGTTTACGTCTTACTGCCAACAAGACCGGAAACCATCGAGCTAGTGAATGTGGCGGTTGCAGAAGAGCTGCATGGGAGAGGGATTGGGAAACAGCTTGTGATGGATGCCGTAAAGGTGGCTGGGGAGAAAGGGTACAAGACCATTGAAGTCGGGACCGGGAATTCAGGCGTTGGCCAATTGGCCCTTTATCAAAAATGTGGTTTCAGGATCGTTGGGGTGGATTTGGACTTCTTCGTGAGACATTATCCTGAAGAAATTTATGAAAATGGAATTCAGTGCAGGGATATGATCCGTTTGTCGCAGGATTTATAA
- a CDS encoding transposase, with amino-acid sequence MAKYSEEFKLKLVTEYLDGHLGYKSLAKKYNLPSKTPLLDWVRAYKTQGIEGIKRREINKAYSVQFKLDTILFMLETGASYQETAEQFKLNNPSLIHSWTKIFNEQGVDGLKPKLKGRPSMSKKPNKSEKKEEKKVTREEELERENELLRLENAYLKKLRAFRENPNAFREKHKPSSHSNLKKKDSD; translated from the coding sequence ATGGCTAAATATAGTGAAGAATTTAAACTAAAACTTGTCACCGAGTATCTGGATGGCCATCTTGGATATAAATCATTGGCGAAAAAATATAACCTACCTTCTAAGACACCACTACTAGATTGGGTAAGAGCTTATAAAACACAAGGAATAGAAGGTATAAAGCGAAGAGAAATAAACAAAGCGTACTCTGTTCAATTTAAATTAGATACGATACTATTTATGTTAGAGACAGGCGCTTCTTATCAGGAAACTGCGGAACAATTTAAGCTGAACAATCCTTCATTAATTCATTCTTGGACGAAAATATTTAATGAACAAGGAGTAGATGGCCTGAAACCTAAATTAAAGGGGAGACCTTCTATGTCTAAGAAACCTAATAAATCGGAGAAGAAGGAAGAGAAAAAGGTAACACGCGAAGAGGAATTAGAACGCGAGAATGAATTACTGCGATTGGAAAATGCGTACCTAAAAAAGTTGAGAGCTTTTCGGGAGAATCCGAATGCCTTCCGCGAAAAGCACAAGCCAAGCTCGCATTCGAACTTAAAGAAGAAGGATTCCGATTAA
- a CDS encoding IS3 family transposase, whose protein sequence is MFQVVGIPEATYHYHVKGFDKEDSNAELKELITSLFKKFHERYGYKRITKELKKLGHHINHKKVYRIMRDIGLKCVKFMRKSRKYNSYKGNVGKVAKNRLSRRFNTHVPLQKLVTDITEFKCLNEEKLYLNPILDLYNGEIIAYGIRKRPTLDLVTEPLHETIEIIRDHAIYRTTIHSDQGWHYQHNQWVKTLKKNNVFQSMSRKATCADNAVMENFFGVLKQEMYYGEKLVTFEDLRSRIEEYIHWYNHERSKEKLDGLSPVEYRTQSIQSAA, encoded by the coding sequence ATTTTTCAAGTAGTGGGGATTCCCGAAGCAACCTACCACTATCATGTGAAGGGTTTTGACAAAGAGGATTCAAATGCAGAATTAAAAGAACTCATTACTTCCCTATTTAAAAAATTTCATGAACGTTATGGGTATAAACGGATTACGAAGGAATTAAAGAAATTAGGTCATCATATCAATCATAAAAAAGTATATCGTATTATGCGAGACATCGGATTGAAATGTGTAAAATTCATGCGGAAATCCCGTAAATACAATTCGTATAAGGGGAACGTTGGAAAGGTGGCAAAGAACCGATTATCACGCCGGTTTAACACGCATGTCCCTCTACAAAAATTAGTAACTGACATTACAGAATTTAAATGTCTAAACGAAGAGAAGTTATATTTAAATCCCATTCTTGACCTCTATAACGGAGAAATCATCGCGTACGGAATCAGGAAACGTCCCACGTTAGATCTAGTCACGGAACCTTTACATGAAACGATAGAAATAATAAGAGATCACGCAATCTATCGAACCACCATCCATTCTGATCAAGGCTGGCATTACCAGCACAATCAATGGGTGAAGACATTAAAGAAGAATAATGTATTCCAAAGCATGTCACGGAAAGCTACATGCGCAGACAACGCTGTAATGGAAAACTTTTTTGGTGTTTTGAAGCAGGAAATGTATTATGGAGAAAAATTAGTTACCTTTGAGGATTTGAGAAGCCGGATTGAAGAATATATCCACTGGTACAATCATGAACGTTCAAAAGAAAAATTGGATGGACTTAGTCCAGTCGAATACCGAACTCAGTCCATCCAATCAGCTGCATAA
- a CDS encoding quinone oxidoreductase family protein: MKALVFEKFGGPDVLHYQEIDSPKVGPEEVLVEMKAIGLNFADVYRRKGNYHLAGDPPYICGYEGAGVVKEIGANVQGMAVGDRIAFADVPYANAELVAVPKDKAIPLPDEISYETAASLLLQGLTAHYLTKDSYSIKSGDTVLVHAAAGGVGQLLVQIIKILGGTVVGLTSTEEKRQAALAVGADHMFLYSEDWKQSVQDVTGGNGVDVVYESVGSTLMDSFESTRIGGTVVFFGMAGGDPVSVDPRMLMDTSKTLTGGDLWNVLTSHEERVNRSHELFGWIQEGKLKVSEPTVFPLSEGAKAHEYLESRKSTGKILLIP; this comes from the coding sequence ATGAAAGCACTTGTATTTGAAAAGTTCGGCGGACCGGATGTCCTCCACTATCAGGAAATTGATTCTCCTAAAGTGGGACCTGAAGAAGTATTGGTGGAAATGAAGGCAATCGGCCTTAATTTTGCCGATGTATATAGAAGAAAAGGGAATTATCACTTGGCAGGAGACCCACCATATATTTGTGGGTATGAAGGTGCAGGCGTCGTCAAAGAGATTGGAGCCAACGTGCAAGGAATGGCTGTTGGGGACCGCATCGCATTTGCCGATGTACCTTATGCAAATGCGGAACTTGTGGCCGTGCCAAAGGATAAAGCCATCCCATTGCCAGATGAAATATCGTATGAAACGGCTGCATCCCTTTTGTTACAAGGACTTACAGCTCATTACTTAACGAAAGACAGCTATAGTATCAAAAGCGGGGATACCGTTTTAGTCCATGCAGCTGCAGGCGGAGTCGGGCAGCTGCTTGTCCAGATCATCAAGATATTGGGAGGAACAGTCGTCGGGTTAACGTCTACGGAAGAAAAAAGACAGGCAGCGCTGGCTGTTGGAGCGGACCATATGTTTTTATACAGTGAAGACTGGAAACAAAGCGTGCAGGATGTGACAGGTGGTAACGGAGTTGACGTGGTATATGAATCAGTCGGTTCGACTCTGATGGACAGCTTCGAATCAACTCGCATCGGCGGAACTGTCGTCTTCTTTGGTATGGCAGGAGGCGACCCTGTTTCGGTTGATCCACGGATGCTGATGGACACGTCGAAAACCCTGACAGGCGGCGATTTGTGGAATGTCTTGACGTCTCACGAAGAACGGGTGAACCGTTCCCACGAATTGTTTGGATGGATACAGGAAGGGAAATTGAAGGTTTCTGAACCAACGGTCTTTCCTTTAAGCGAGGGCGCAAAAGCTCATGAGTATTTAGAGAGCAGGAAAAGCACAGGGAAGATTTTATTGATCCCTTAA
- a CDS encoding sigma-70 family RNA polymerase sigma factor, whose product MKNIDRLVKKAQKGNDKAFLKLFKQYEEDIYRMAYVYVKNENDALDVVQEVAYRAFKNIETLKNPAYFKTWLIKIAITTALNILKKNKKVVQLKPEYEEMIGLEDRDTLLSITLHELLEKLSEEEKSVVTLRFYEGYSFKEIAEIVEIPLGTAKTILYRALGKLRKHMREADTCE is encoded by the coding sequence GTGAAGAACATCGATCGATTAGTTAAGAAAGCTCAAAAAGGCAATGATAAGGCGTTTTTAAAACTTTTTAAACAATATGAAGAGGATATTTACAGAATGGCCTATGTGTATGTGAAAAATGAAAATGATGCGTTAGATGTCGTACAAGAGGTCGCATACCGTGCTTTTAAGAATATTGAGACATTAAAGAATCCTGCGTATTTTAAAACCTGGTTAATTAAAATTGCAATTACTACTGCATTAAATATATTGAAAAAAAATAAAAAAGTAGTTCAACTTAAACCGGAATATGAAGAAATGATCGGATTGGAAGATCGGGATACGCTCCTTAGCATCACTCTTCATGAGCTATTGGAGAAATTAAGTGAAGAAGAGAAAAGCGTCGTTACCCTGAGATTCTATGAAGGATATTCTTTCAAAGAAATTGCAGAGATAGTAGAAATACCTTTAGGCACTGCAAAAACGATCTTGTACCGTGCGTTAGGGAAACTTCGAAAGCACATGAGAGAGGCTGATACGTGTGAGTAA
- a CDS encoding DUF3600 domain-containing protein, which produces MSNIKQEINKIVIPPTLHERSKMGVRKARLEKGGRVNRLIKKNMVSAILAASLILPTGAIAYQTILADEFYGSFENVKAHLSSATMEGYLLLDAKLTQAQGDMEKEEFKRFKELLKTVTNAKVEYGDKYGNIDYSEVPAKQLTELKNTLYEIQPYFDRLNGQKSSKEVLSSGEYEEYIEAIMIYEQTMAKSGMKESDEIDKLSDDQRKIFLEAQHVLRKVNEKQVDQ; this is translated from the coding sequence GTGAGTAATATCAAGCAGGAGATAAACAAAATTGTCATTCCACCCACACTGCACGAACGATCAAAAATGGGAGTAAGAAAAGCACGCCTCGAAAAAGGTGGAAGAGTCAACAGGTTAATCAAGAAAAACATGGTATCAGCTATACTTGCGGCTTCTTTAATTCTTCCAACAGGAGCCATTGCTTATCAAACCATTCTTGCCGATGAGTTTTACGGATCATTTGAAAATGTGAAGGCTCACCTATCCAGTGCAACAATGGAAGGATACCTGCTTCTGGATGCAAAATTGACTCAAGCCCAAGGGGATATGGAAAAGGAAGAGTTCAAGCGTTTTAAAGAATTATTAAAAACCGTAACAAACGCAAAGGTAGAATATGGAGATAAATATGGAAACATTGATTATTCAGAAGTTCCTGCTAAACAGCTGACTGAACTGAAAAACACCTTATATGAGATACAGCCTTACTTTGATCGACTTAATGGACAGAAATCAAGCAAAGAGGTATTGTCATCAGGTGAATATGAAGAATATATCGAAGCAATCATGATATATGAGCAAACGATGGCCAAGAGTGGAATGAAAGAATCTGATGAAATCGATAAACTTTCTGATGATCAAAGAAAAATTTTTTTAGAAGCTCAACATGTACTTAGAAAAGTAAATGAAAAACAAGTAGATCAGTAA
- a CDS encoding MFS transporter, with protein MSSTSATIHQSKTKGGTPALLALAISAFGIGTTEFVPVGLLSSIADDLSISITLAGLLISGYAIGVAIGAPVLTALTSKMSRKSLLMSLMLLFIVGNSVAAMSTSFGLLLVARFITAFSHGIFFSIGSTIAADLVPAHKRASAIAFMFTGLTVATVTGVPLGTFIGQAFGWRATFWGVALLGIVGIIASSILVPKNLKEAPPAKFSEQLKILTNGRLLLAFAITALGYGGTFVAFTYLTPLLQDVTGFSAKWVSIILLVYGIAVAIGNVVGGKASDKSPLKALFWMFVMQAIILVALTFAAPFKVAGLIAIFLMGLFAFMNVPGLQILVVNLAEKYVPSAVNVASALNIAAFNVGIAIGSFVGGLIVDGIGLIHTPWIGAIMVAGAVLLTAWLRGIERKSA; from the coding sequence ATGAGTTCAACTTCAGCTACTATACATCAGTCAAAAACGAAAGGCGGCACACCGGCGTTACTTGCCCTTGCCATCAGTGCCTTTGGAATTGGGACGACAGAGTTTGTTCCCGTTGGATTATTATCATCGATTGCCGATGATTTATCTATATCCATCACACTCGCAGGATTATTGATTTCAGGTTATGCCATTGGAGTGGCCATCGGGGCACCGGTGTTGACGGCATTGACCAGTAAGATGAGCCGGAAATCACTGCTTATGTCTTTAATGCTCTTATTCATTGTAGGAAACTCGGTTGCAGCCATGTCCACAAGCTTTGGACTATTGCTTGTAGCCCGTTTTATCACAGCATTTTCACACGGGATCTTCTTCTCGATCGGATCGACGATTGCGGCCGATCTAGTGCCCGCCCATAAGCGGGCCAGTGCGATTGCCTTTATGTTCACAGGATTGACGGTTGCAACCGTTACAGGAGTACCACTTGGAACGTTCATCGGACAGGCATTCGGGTGGAGAGCCACATTCTGGGGAGTTGCTCTTCTCGGTATTGTCGGAATCATTGCCAGTTCCATTCTTGTACCAAAAAACTTAAAAGAAGCACCACCAGCCAAGTTCAGTGAGCAATTGAAGATTCTAACAAACGGTCGATTATTATTAGCCTTTGCCATCACAGCCCTAGGGTATGGCGGAACGTTCGTCGCGTTCACTTATTTAACGCCTCTACTACAAGACGTAACAGGATTCAGCGCAAAATGGGTGAGTATCATCCTTCTTGTATACGGAATTGCCGTTGCGATTGGAAATGTCGTTGGAGGGAAAGCATCTGACAAGAGCCCGTTAAAAGCATTATTTTGGATGTTTGTTATGCAAGCCATCATTCTGGTAGCTCTTACATTCGCAGCGCCATTCAAAGTGGCAGGACTTATCGCCATCTTCTTAATGGGGTTATTCGCCTTCATGAATGTGCCGGGACTGCAGATTCTGGTGGTAAACCTGGCTGAGAAATATGTCCCTTCAGCAGTCAATGTCGCATCTGCCCTGAACATCGCCGCATTCAACGTCGGGATTGCCATCGGTTCCTTTGTTGGAGGACTTATCGTGGATGGAATCGGTTTGATTCATACACCTTGGATCGGTGCCATTATGGTGGCTGGGGCGGTTCTGTTAACAGCGTGGCTTCGCGGCATCGAACGCAAGTCAGCCTGA
- a CDS encoding cytidine deaminase: MNIEQTLFAAAVALIEKRYPTGWGGAAAMYTKSGDILTSVSPEIINASTELCIETGAILEAHKLNTEVTHSVCVVRDDENSEYKVLTPCGICQERLFYWGPQVQVGIYHPEGNLQFKTLKEVQPFHWYEAYRK, encoded by the coding sequence ATGAACATTGAACAAACATTATTCGCAGCTGCAGTGGCATTAATTGAAAAAAGATATCCAACAGGGTGGGGCGGTGCTGCTGCCATGTATACAAAAAGTGGCGACATCCTCACCAGCGTTTCCCCGGAAATCATTAATGCGTCCACCGAGCTATGCATTGAAACAGGTGCCATATTGGAAGCACACAAACTGAATACGGAAGTGACTCATTCTGTTTGTGTCGTACGTGATGATGAAAACTCCGAGTACAAAGTATTAACACCTTGTGGAATTTGCCAGGAACGACTCTTCTATTGGGGACCACAAGTTCAAGTGGGTATTTACCATCCAGAAGGCAATCTTCAATTTAAGACATTAAAAGAAGTCCAGCCCTTTCATTGGTATGAAGCCTATAGAAAGTAA
- a CDS encoding lipid II flippase Amj family protein codes for MEFLSLPVLFIALFILIIHSIETLAYAVRLSGARVKLIASGLSLFNMMVIVSRMSNMMQQPFTGGLTDAAPEGRKLEVVEEQFRVLIGASTLGTLLGIVLLPTFVALFSRGIIHLSEQGGSVPRLIKLGFKNDLYKRGINHFAKPGRRYLTGINFKAIPKRLFFINMIITAVYTIGVLSALYAALIVPDRSGSATMASGLINGIATILLTLFIDPKISVLADDVANGKGNYQELKGLSIMMVISRLFGTLLAQLIFIPGSYYIAWMTQFFV; via the coding sequence TTGGAATTTTTATCGTTACCAGTACTCTTTATTGCATTATTCATTTTAATCATACATAGCATTGAAACACTCGCTTATGCGGTCAGGTTATCCGGTGCAAGGGTGAAGTTGATTGCCTCAGGTCTTTCCCTGTTTAATATGATGGTCATTGTGTCACGAATGTCGAATATGATGCAGCAGCCCTTTACAGGTGGGCTCACCGATGCTGCACCTGAGGGCCGGAAATTAGAAGTGGTGGAAGAGCAGTTCAGGGTGCTGATCGGTGCTTCGACTTTAGGTACTCTCCTTGGAATTGTGTTATTGCCTACGTTTGTTGCATTGTTTTCAAGGGGGATTATCCACCTATCCGAGCAGGGAGGTTCTGTGCCAAGGTTAATCAAGCTTGGGTTTAAGAATGATCTATATAAAAGAGGGATCAATCATTTTGCTAAACCAGGTAGAAGATATTTGACAGGAATCAATTTCAAGGCCATTCCAAAAAGATTGTTTTTTATTAATATGATCATTACGGCGGTTTACACGATTGGCGTTCTTTCAGCGCTTTATGCAGCGCTCATCGTACCAGATCGATCAGGCAGTGCGACCATGGCTTCAGGCTTGATCAATGGTATCGCAACCATTTTATTGACGCTGTTTATTGACCCGAAGATTTCCGTCCTTGCCGACGATGTGGCAAATGGGAAGGGGAATTACCAAGAGCTGAAGGGCCTTTCTATCATGATGGTCATCTCCAGGCTGTTCGGGACACTGCTCGCTCAACTGATCTTTATCCCGGGTTCATATTATATTGCCTGGATGACTCAGTTTTTTGTGTAA
- a CDS encoding DUF4362 domain-containing protein, whose translation MRHSKWLWILAIILVFLTACNESNQTAEPTAEPTEENDSELNADVVDMHGGISGLDNMENYFQKVKKQKKGDLRVVSYTIEGDPILTDLAYDGKQIDVTFDYTRDQYGDGGVESFQCGKLKREENPTNLSYYLTGCEGVRGETWGVLETSYDVKRQDVFEVELRYGPKEGEKKTIQLNDEEKQEVYKQLVLANYLRSKPTSDECPKGKQADNYLMKVKINGGGRTLNWNACGSHEKSKPFTDIAEYIIYASKHPTKTSENVVYGYILEVKENQILIGEDLTAADLVSLEKVKGEDLANLSGTFLYVETEDAQEFSKGDKIVMKVDEVLEEGSPGRVRASDIQTIKE comes from the coding sequence ATGCGACATTCAAAATGGTTATGGATACTTGCCATCATCTTGGTTTTTCTCACAGCATGCAATGAATCCAATCAGACCGCAGAACCTACCGCAGAACCTACTGAAGAAAATGATTCTGAACTGAATGCGGATGTAGTGGACATGCATGGTGGGATTTCAGGATTGGATAACATGGAGAACTATTTTCAAAAGGTAAAGAAGCAGAAAAAAGGAGATTTGAGAGTTGTATCCTACACAATCGAGGGAGATCCCATACTCACGGATTTAGCTTACGATGGGAAACAAATCGATGTAACATTCGATTACACTAGAGACCAATATGGCGATGGCGGGGTGGAGTCCTTTCAATGCGGAAAGCTGAAACGGGAAGAGAATCCTACCAATCTGTCCTATTATCTGACAGGTTGTGAGGGTGTAAGGGGTGAAACCTGGGGGGTTCTCGAGACTTCTTATGACGTAAAGCGCCAGGATGTGTTTGAAGTGGAGTTAAGGTACGGTCCCAAAGAAGGAGAAAAGAAAACGATTCAACTGAATGATGAGGAAAAGCAGGAAGTCTATAAGCAGTTGGTGTTGGCGAATTATTTACGGTCCAAGCCTACGAGTGATGAATGCCCTAAAGGAAAACAGGCGGACAACTATCTGATGAAAGTGAAGATAAATGGAGGTGGCCGAACGCTTAACTGGAATGCTTGCGGATCTCATGAAAAATCTAAACCGTTCACTGATATTGCTGAGTACATTATTTATGCATCCAAACATCCCACTAAAACCAGTGAAAATGTCGTCTACGGTTACATCTTGGAGGTGAAGGAAAATCAGATTCTGATTGGAGAAGATTTGACGGCCGCTGATTTAGTGTCTCTGGAAAAAGTAAAAGGGGAAGATTTAGCGAATTTAAGCGGTACCTTTTTATATGTAGAAACGGAAGACGCACAAGAATTTTCAAAGGGAGACAAAATTGTCATGAAAGTCGATGAGGTGTTGGAGGAAGGGTCTCCCGGAAGGGTCAGGGCAAGTGATATTCAGACGATAAAGGAATAG
- a CDS encoding alpha/beta fold hydrolase, whose product MEAWERKLLHTERGVFEVFIKGDGNPLCVTHHYSEFNETGDYFAETFTVTNQVFLINLREAGGSDKSHEPYQLSMLETIFDLEAIREALGLSHWGFAGHSTGGMLGILYGIHFSKSLDFSVIVGAAAREYMTFSEDCIYNEAHHDFSRMQDMIEALKQSDLSLEERKELSVERTKLSLHKPERYRELFSLDIHKGMSAARMNFFIRELQIYDVTRKLEFIRVPTLIMCGRFDVQCPLKYSIEMAEGVPDSRLVIFERSNHYPFLEEAERFRDEYELFLNEKK is encoded by the coding sequence ATGGAGGCATGGGAAAGAAAGTTACTGCATACAGAACGGGGAGTATTTGAAGTATTCATCAAGGGTGATGGAAATCCTCTATGTGTCACCCACCATTATTCCGAGTTCAATGAGACCGGGGACTATTTCGCAGAGACGTTCACAGTTACCAACCAGGTCTTCTTGATTAACTTACGGGAAGCAGGAGGCTCTGACAAATCTCATGAACCCTATCAGTTGAGTATGCTGGAAACCATATTTGACCTGGAGGCGATCCGGGAAGCATTAGGGTTATCTCATTGGGGGTTTGCCGGGCATTCCACTGGTGGGATGTTAGGGATCCTTTATGGAATTCACTTCTCAAAAAGTCTGGATTTCTCTGTGATTGTCGGGGCAGCTGCGAGGGAGTATATGACCTTTTCGGAGGACTGCATTTACAACGAAGCGCACCATGATTTTAGCAGGATGCAGGATATGATTGAAGCGTTGAAGCAATCGGATTTATCACTTGAAGAAAGAAAAGAGTTATCAGTGGAAAGGACAAAGTTGTCTTTACATAAACCTGAAAGATATCGCGAGCTATTTTCCCTTGATATTCATAAAGGGATGTCGGCAGCACGGATGAACTTCTTTATCCGAGAATTGCAAATATATGATGTGACGAGAAAGCTGGAGTTTATTCGAGTCCCGACGTTAATCATGTGCGGCCGCTTCGATGTGCAATGTCCATTGAAGTATTCGATTGAAATGGCTGAGGGGGTACCGGATTCGAGACTGGTCATTTTTGAGAGGAGTAATCATTATCCGTTCCTTGAGGAAGCAGAGCGGTTTAGGGATGAGTATGAATTGTTTTTAAATGAAAAGAAGTAG